One Vicia villosa cultivar HV-30 ecotype Madison, WI linkage group LG5, Vvil1.0, whole genome shotgun sequence genomic window, ATTCGGTATGTCCCTCTCACTAATTCACTCATTGTCTCTCTCTAGCCTGGATGAACTTGTATTAGATAAGCATAGATCATAGTGGCTGAATTGGCGAGGGAAATCAGCACATTACATGCAAGACTACTGCTAAAATAAATAAGGTACTAGTAATCCTTTATAATGTTTAGATAGCTAAACATGGGAGAAGATTGAGACTATTAATAGCCAAGCTACCTTAATGATTTATGAACtatttggataaacaacttaattagTGGTTAGAATGTAAGCACTTCTGTAGTGAAATAGAAAATATGGTCAAACTGTTTTCATATAAATTATCATGGAATGTTAATAAAAATTAGATGAAAACAGCATGGAGACATAGTATACATTGCTTCCCTAAGCTCTCTTCAACATTCTCATAAATACTTATATCAGTAGATAAGTTCAGGTAAATTGTTCATAAGCCAATCACAATGCAGTTTAATATATCCACTTAATTCTATATTTTCATGGTTAAGTGAAAATAATGGCTtcctaatatttaaataaattgtaTTTCCCTTGCCCatcatatattttatatattttgatgAACTCTTATGAACTTAAGCTCAATATGAAGTTAATGTTTCCCAATATATTCAATTTCTTAAAATTTCAATTGTCTAACTCAGATCTAAACCAAAAATCATCATTGGATTGGGCTAAACGTTTTGAGATTATATGTGGGATTGCTCGAGGTGTATTATATCTTCATCAAGATTCAAGGCTTAAAATAATTCATAGAGATCTAAAAGCTAGCAATGTTCTCCTTGATGCTGCAATGAATCCCAAAATCTCAGATTTTGGTATGGCTAGAATATTTGGAGAAGATGAGATCCAAGCAAGAACAAATAGATTGGTTGGAACATAGTAAGTGTCATCCCCTTATAATCATTAGTATTATAGAGATGGGTCTATATTTTATATGATGGTCTAACAGTTTTGTATAATTGTAGTGGATATATGGCACCAGAATATGCAATGGAAGGACTATATTCAACAAAATCTGATGTCTTTAGTTATGGGGTCTTGATACTAGAAATTATTGCTGGACAAAGAAACACACGTTATGAAACAGGAAGAGCATCCCCAAATTTAATTGGACATgtaagttataaaaataaaaagaggtAACTCTAAAATTGGCCAATAGTTTATTTAAAGATTGTGTTGTGCGTTTGTAGGTGTGGACACTATGGACAGAAGGAAAGGCCATGGATATAGTTGATCTAGCACTAAACCAGTCTTATCCTTCTGATATAGTTCTGAAATGCATTCAAATTGGACTCATGTGTGTGCAAGAAAATGCCATGAATAGACCATCCATGTTAGAAGTTGTTTTGATGCTAGCCAATGAAACACCTCTCTTCCCACCTCAAAAACCAGCATTTGTATTAAATGGCAACCAAGTTTTGCAAGAGTCTTCAACATCAGGAGGAGGTTCTTCAATAAATGAATTAACAGAAACTACCATAAGTGCTCGTTAAAAGCTACGTTAATGAAATATGTAATTTTCCGTTCATACTTTTCCATCAGAATTGAGTTTGTAGACATTTTGAggttctttataaaaaaaatatgtgtaGTCACTTTGTGGTACTGTGAAAGTGAATATTCGAGTATCTCTGTTTCAATAAGCTTATCAATTGGAATTGGTCTTTAACACAATGTTTTAACAGTGATTTGATGAATTTAAGATAACGTGTATCTTCCAATCACAAAAAATGCAACTAATAGAAATTGAATTAGCCAACTAACTATCTATACTAGACTCGGtgtttgttattaaaaaaaactgGTTTGCTAGACCAATTAAGTATACGTATAAAATATATAAGATCTTTGATCTTTGATCACAAAGGGGTTTTTCTGCCATTGAAAATCTTAAGAGTTTATAGAATATATAGTAACAAAATAAAATGTTTCAACACAATTATCCATTTGAATTCTCAAAGATAAAAAGAAAGTAACAGTAATTCATACTACTATAACAACAGGATTTTACATTTTCCGTGCAATTATATACTTACAATAATGACTTTAATTTACATAAAGGAGTGGACTTCAGTAAATACAAGTGTGGAGCTGTGTTAGTGCCACGTTGGTTTACATTAAATAAAGACAATATAACTGTGGAGGCACAATACACAACAGCTTTAGATTTGGGATCAAGACATGGTCACTCATTTTTATGGTTTCTCACTCATCTCGTACAAGTAAAATGCTGGTTTTAACTATACCTCCTTGTAAGAATCTAGATTGAGAGTATTATGGCGTACCTTATTGCAGTTTAGTTTACAAGTATACTGCACACTAGCATCATACAATAAGCATGGCCTTCAGCGAGCTTCCATCATAGTCATACTTACATCATTTACTGAGTAAATTCCTCCACTGGTTGATGGATTTGAACTCTCATAGTTACTTTTCTTGAAAATAAATGCTGGTTGTTTTGGAGTAGGAAGAGTTGAGTCATTTCCCAGCATAGATACAACAGTTGACATAGATGGTCTGTCAACAGCATAATCTTGTACACACAAAAGCCCAATTTGGATGCATCTTTGGACTTCAAGCTCAGAGAACGAATCTCCTAATGACCGATCAACAATCTCCATGTCTTTGTCTTCTCTCCATAGGTCCCATATCTGCATCAATTATTGAACTTACTAGATTAATCAAACTATATATTAAAAGAAGAGTTATAATTATTTGGAGTATAGTTTCTAAGAACTACTAACGTGTCCAACTAAATTTGTGGATTCATTGTCTTCATATAGCCCAGTGTTCTTCTTTCCTGTAATAATCTCTAGCAGTAAAACTCCAAAGCTATATACATCAGACTTCACTGAAAACTGTCCTTCCATGGCATATTCTGGAGACATGTAACCACTGTAAAAACAAAATATAGATAAATGAGATCACTAAAACTTCGATAGAAGTTTATGTAATAATGTAACATAATACAAGGAATTGAATGTTTCAATGAATACATACTAGGTTCCAACGACACGATTTGTAACGGCTTCAATTTGATCTCCACCAAACATTCTCGCCATACCAAAATCTGCTATTTTTGGGTTCAATGCAGAATCCAACAAGACATTGCTGGCCTTTAGGTCTCTATGAATTATTCTTAATCGCGAGTCATGGTGAAGATATAAGATCCCTCTAGCAACACCACAAATAATATCAAACCGCTTTCTCCACTCTAGTTCTGAGCTTTTAGATTTATCTAGATAAACAATTCATGGTTTAGTGAATGAATTAAGTAAGTTATGTCAATTATTTTATAACTTTGATGTATGAAAATATCAACATAAATAAATGGCTAGGAAATGACATTGCTATATATGAAAAAGTGAGAGCTTATGCACTAATGCAACACAGGTAAAAATAAACAACACATACCAAAAATGAAAAAGTCTAAGCTTTTGTTGGGCAGATACTCATAGATTAACATCTTTTCTTCTCCTTGAATGCAGCAACCTAAGATCCTCACAAGATTTCTGTGCTGCAGTTTTGAAATCAAAACAACCTCGTTTTTAAACTCTTCTATGCCTTGTCCAGAATACTTTGACAGTCTCTTCACTGCAATCGCCATTCCATTGCTCAATACACCCTGAAACCATCAACCAAACGAAACTTCTTAAaaacttttctttttcctttttataaaacacattatatatatatatatatatatatatatatatatatatatatatatatatatatatatatatatatatatatatatatatatatatatatatatatatgtctagAGAAATACCGCGATTAGTCCAACTAGTTGTGAATCGTAAACATGTGTTTAAATTTTCCAAAATTGACAATGGTACAATAGAACGTATTAAAAccaatactaaaaaaaaaatag contains:
- the LOC131602762 gene encoding G-type lectin S-receptor-like serine/threonine-protein kinase RKS1 — its product is MMQQLNQDSPGEDNGAPHPNLPFFNFKTIMTATRNCANENKLGQGGFGSVYKGCLVNGQEIAVKRLSKDSGQGKEEFKTEVTLLVKLQHRNLVRLLGCCFEKKERMLVYEYLPNKSLDFFIFDLNQKSSLDWAKRFEIICGIARGVLYLHQDSRLKIIHRDLKASNVLLDAAMNPKISDFGMARIFGEDEIQARTNRLVGTYGYMAPEYAMEGLYSTKSDVFSYGVLILEIIAGQRNTRYETGRASPNLIGHVWTLWTEGKAMDIVDLALNQSYPSDIVLKCIQIGLMCVQENAMNRPSMLEVVLMLANETPLFPPQKPAFVLNGNQVLQESSTSGGGSSINELTETTISAR